One bacterium genomic region harbors:
- a CDS encoding cytochrome C554 codes for MEQAKITLAMLMLPALAVVIALAAQTPQYVGTNKCKMCHMSKAKGDAYGIWKASKHAAAYTTLASPESQAIAKKIGIADAQKCPQCLKCHVTGHSSPPSAKADSYELADGVGCETCHGAGSLYKEMKVMRALQAGTQDAKAVGYSKGDKRQCVSCHNPESPTYKPFKLEEAYQKIAHPTPKG; via the coding sequence ATGGAACAGGCCAAAATCACCCTGGCGATGCTGATGCTGCCGGCATTGGCCGTCGTCATCGCTCTGGCAGCGCAAACCCCGCAATATGTCGGTACGAATAAATGCAAAATGTGCCATATGAGCAAGGCCAAGGGCGACGCCTATGGGATCTGGAAGGCCTCGAAACATGCCGCAGCCTACACCACTTTGGCCTCCCCCGAGTCGCAGGCGATTGCGAAAAAAATCGGCATTGCGGATGCACAGAAATGCCCTCAGTGTCTGAAATGCCACGTCACCGGCCATTCCTCTCCGCCAAGCGCCAAAGCCGATTCCTACGAACTGGCTGATGGCGTCGGCTGTGAGACCTGCCATGGCGCTGGTTCGTTATACAAAGAGATGAAAGTGATGAGAGCCTTGCAGGCTGGAACCCAGGACGCCAAGGCGGTGGGGTACAGCAAAGGCGACAAGCGCCAGTGCGTGTCCTGCCATAATCCTGAAAGTCCGACCTACAAGCCGTTCAAATTAGAAGAGGCGTACCAAAAGATCGCCCACCCCACTCCCAAAGGTTAA
- a CDS encoding DUF4097 domain-containing protein: MSLSLRALISLAVLLGTGFGQEQKTVLEETYRVRDRLEFILRTDGGDVQIFRNDRNECSVQIVYKQETCRPIVAYNERDRTLSIDVDHKNWSMFKSGEIKQSDYALIKIGLPPKPDLDLDVVVKAGKADLQLGDLHVRTLRMKSWAGETRLDFDRENRTELTTFDVNCKVGRVSLLHLGNARFQEADLTGSVGEMTVDFTGKKIKRAMARLDCKLGSTLVVVPEEVAVKIKVDKFLFLSGVDYPSWFEQRGNYYYSKNYEDKDESLYLIASTGIGEFKVRVASSD, encoded by the coding sequence ATGAGCCTTTCCCTGCGCGCTCTCATCAGCCTGGCGGTTTTACTGGGAACCGGTTTCGGGCAGGAGCAGAAAACGGTTTTGGAAGAGACCTATCGTGTGCGCGACCGGCTGGAGTTCATCCTACGCACCGACGGCGGAGATGTGCAGATTTTCAGGAATGACCGCAACGAATGCTCGGTCCAGATCGTCTACAAGCAAGAAACCTGCCGACCGATCGTAGCCTATAATGAGCGTGATCGAACTCTGTCCATCGATGTCGATCACAAGAACTGGTCGATGTTCAAAAGCGGCGAGATCAAACAGTCAGACTATGCGCTGATCAAAATCGGCCTGCCTCCCAAGCCGGATCTGGATCTGGATGTGGTCGTCAAAGCGGGCAAAGCCGATCTGCAGCTGGGCGATCTGCATGTGCGCACCCTGCGGATGAAAAGCTGGGCAGGGGAAACGCGCCTGGACTTTGATCGCGAGAACCGCACAGAGCTGACAACTTTTGACGTGAACTGCAAAGTGGGCAGGGTGAGCCTGCTGCATCTCGGCAACGCCCGTTTTCAAGAGGCGGACCTCACCGGCTCGGTGGGCGAGATGACGGTGGATTTCACCGGCAAAAAGATCAAACGGGCTATGGCCCGTCTCGACTGCAAACTGGGCAGCACCCTGGTGGTGGTGCCGGAAGAGGTGGCGGTCAAAATCAAGGTGGATAAATTTCTCTTTCTGTCCGGGGTGGATTATCCCAGCTGGTTCGAGCAGCGGGGCAATTACTATTATTCAAAAAATTATGAAGACAAGGACGAATCTCTCTACTTGATCGCCTCCACCGGCATCGGAGAATTCAAAGTGCGCGTAGCCTCATCCGATTAA